A region from the Lolium perenne isolate Kyuss_39 chromosome 4, Kyuss_2.0, whole genome shotgun sequence genome encodes:
- the LOC127296204 gene encoding patatin-like protein 6 encodes MEEAEEMQVERLHEFDVDAAGGGGGAGTDKLSYEIFSILESKFLFGYTDPHQLWLPKPQTPPPQPTEPAVSGGKAAQRGKVCVLCVDGGGGGLRALLAGRALAHLEAALQRASGNPDARVADYFDLAAGTGAGGVFAAMLFSTHSRGAPLFRAEDTWRLVADHAPGLFRRPSTSTSLFRRAKKKRPLAAPTAALGVAMRAAFGEELTLRDTIKPVLISCYDLRSSAPLLFSRADALESRSYDFRLCDVGRAAWSEPGRFEPAEVASVDGATACAAVDGGPTMGSPAAAAITHVLHNKHEFPFVRGVEDLLVLSVGGCSGSGAGSSAAAADADIARMRRWGPKEWARPIARIAADGAADLVDHAVARAFGQGHSSNYLRIQAKRESMPPCGPDGEYDPTPANVQALLAAADETMKQRNVESVLFEGRRVGDHTNAEKLDWFAAELVAEHRGRGSRIAPTVAFKQPALG; translated from the exons ATGGAGGAGGCTGAGGAGATGCAGGTGGAGAGGCTGCACGAGTTCGACGTAGACGCCgccggcgggggcggcggcgccGGCACGGACAAGCTCAGCTACGAGATCTTCTCCATCCTCGAGAGCAAGTTCCTCTTCGGCTACACCGACCCGCACCAGCTCTGGCTGCCCAAGCCGCAGACGCCGCCTCCACAGCCCACAGAGCCGGCGGTCTCGGGCGGCAAGGCGGCGCAGCGGGGGAAGGTGTGCGTGCTCTGCGTCGACGGCGGCGGGGGCGGCCTACGCGCGCTACTCGCCGGCCGCGCGCTGGCCCACCTCGAGGCGGCGCTGCAGCGCGCGTCGGGCAACCCCGACGCCCGCGTCGCCGACTACTTCGACCTGGCCGCGGGGACCGGCGCGGGCGGCGTCTTCGCGGCGATGCTCTTCTCCACGCACTCGCGCGGCGCGCCGCTGTTCCGCGCCGAGGACACCTGGCGCCTCGTCGCGGACCACGCGCCGGGCCTCTTCCGCAggccctccacctccacctccctcTTCCGCCGCGCGAAGAAGAAGCGCCCGCTGGCGGCGCCCACGGCGGCGCTGGGCGTGGCCATGCGGGCGGCGTTCGGGGAGGAGCTCACCCTGCGGGACACCATCAAGCCGGTGCTCATCTCCTGCTACGACCTCCGCTCCTCCGCGCCGCTCCTCTTCTCCCGCGCCGACGCGCTCGAGAGCCGCAGCTACGACTTCCGCCTCTGCGACgtcggccgcgccgcctggtccgAGCCGGGCCGCTTCGAGCCGGCCGAGGTGGCGTCGGTGGACGGCGCGACCGCCTGCGCCGCGGTCGACGGCGGGCCCACCATGGGCAGCCCGGCGGCGGCCGCCATCACCCACGTGCTGCACAACAAGCACGAGTTCCCCTTCGTGCGCGGCGTCGAGGACCTCCTCGTCCTCTCCGTCGGCGGCTGCTCTGGCTCCGGCGCCGGCTCCTCCGCGGCCGCCGCGGACGCCGACATCGCGCGCATGCGTCGTTGGGGCCCGAAAGAGTGGGCGCGCCCCATCGCGCGCATCGCGGCCGACGGCGCCGCCGACCTCGTGGACCACGCCGTGGCGCGGGCATTCGGGCAAGGCCACTCCTCCAATTACCTGCGCATTCAG GCGAAGCGTGAGAGCATGCCGCCATGCGGGCCGGACGGGGAGTACGACCCGACGCCGGCAAACGTGCAGGCGCTGCTGGCGGCGGCGGACGAGACCATGAAGCAGCGCAACGTCGAGTCCGTGCTCTTCGAGGGCAGGCGGGTCGGGGACCACACCAACGCCGAGAAGCTCGACTGGTTCGCCGCCGAGCTCGTCGCCGAGCACCGCGGCAGGGGCTCCAGGATCGCGCCTACAGTCGCGTTCAAGCAGCCGGCGCTGGGCTGA